One Ancylobacter novellus DSM 506 genomic window, ACGATGTCGGGGTCGGGGTCGGGCGGCTCTGTCGGATCGTCGATGCCGGGCGGTGGCCGGTCCGGCGGGGGATCGCGCGGCGGGTCGCGCGGATCCTCACCGCTCAGCAAAGCCCCGCCCGGCCGGATCGGCGGAGGCGGCGCCGGCGGCGGGTCACTGACGTCGGGCGGCACCGGGTCGCGTATGCCCGGCACGTCCGGGTCGTGGACCGGCGGCTGCACCGGATCGCGGATCGGCGCCGGGTCGGGAATGGGGTTGGTGTCGGGCATGGGCGGCACGCCGGGTACGGGAGTGTCCGGCCTGTCGGGTGTCTCTGCCCTATCGGGATTCGGCTGGTTCGGGATCATCGATCACTCCTCCCGTTCGTGCCGTGTCGGAATCAACGTGTCCCGCTTCGGCCGGTTCCGCCGGGACGGCGTTCCCGCGCGCGGGCAAAGCGAGATCGACGATGATCGGCAGATGGTCGGAGATCGCCCGCGCGGCGGGATCGGTGAAGGCATCCGCCAGCATGCCCGGCGCGCTGCAATAGACCCGGTCGAGCCGCAGCGCCGGCTTCTGCGCCGGGAAGGTGCGCAGCCGGGTGCGCTCGGGCAGCACATGGCTCATGGTCCGTGTGACCTGGCCGAAGGAGAACCAGTCGTTGAAGTCGCCCATCATCACCGTGGGCATGCCGCGCACGCGCCGCGCCATGGCGGCGAGCATGCCGGCCTGGCGCCGCCGCTCGAAGATGAACAGGCCCAGATGCACGGCGACGAGGTGCAGCGGGCCGAAGGGAGTGGCGATCTGCGTCTCGATGGCGATGCGCGGCTCGTAGCGCCACACCGACAGGTCGTGCAGCACGACATCCGAGGTCGGCCAGCGCGAGAACAGCGCGTGGCCGTAATGCCCGTCCGGCACGGCGATGGTGCGCGCCTCGGTGAAATGGTGGATGTCGAGGCCGCGCAGTGGCGCCAGGCAGTCGATGTCGCGCCCGCGCGTGTCGATCTCCTGCAATGCGAGCACGTCCGGTGCGTGCTTCGCCACCAGGCTAGCGATGCGGTCGAGGTCGAAGCGGCGGTCCGGGCCGATGCCGCCATGGATGTTCCAGGTCATCAGCCGCAGCCGGCCGGGCGGCGGGAGGCCGTTCAAGCCGCCCTCCGGAAATGCGACACGAGGAGTTGCAGGCCGATCGAGCACAGGATCCACAGCAGCAGGAAGCCGACGAAGACGGCGGCCCCGAACAGCGACGGCCTTGAGAACAGCTCGACGATCTGCCGGCCGAGCGCGGTGAGCACGATGAGCCCGGGCAGCAGGCCGATGGCGGTGCCGACTACATAGTCGACGAAGCGCAGCCCCGCCGCGCCGGCCACCAGATTGACGAAGGTGAACGGCGCCACCGGCACGAGGCGGACGGTGGCGACGGTGACGACGCCCTGATCCGCCAGGCTTCGCCGGATGCGGTTGATGCGCGGGCCGATGAAGCGGCGCACCGTGCCGGTGCCGATCTGCCGGCCGATCATGTAGGTGACGACCGCGCTCGCCAGCGCGCCGAGCCCGGCGATCGCCGCCCCGCCCCAGCTGTCGAACATCGCCACCGTCGCCACGATCAGCACCGAGACCGGGAAGGCCACGAGCCCGCCCAGCACGAACAGCGCCACCATCAGCGCCGGCGCCCAGGGCCGGTCGGCGATGGTATCGAGCGCGCCGACGAGCCGTTCCGGCTCGGCGAAGGGCGAGTTGGCCCAGGCCAGCACCAGAGCGGCGAACACCGCGACGGCAATGGCGATCGGCAGCAGCCGGCGCGGCTTTCGGGATCCGTTCCGGGCGGAACCGGTTTCTTCGTAGAGCGGTTCGATCGGGTCGGCGAGCGCGTCGATGGAGGCAAACGGCAGGGGCAAAGGCAGCTCGGTGGTGTCGACCTGCGCCACCTCGACCAGCCGGCGCCCCTCTTTCGCCTCGTCCAGCACCGCCAGCAGCGAGCCGGTGCGCTCGATCACCGCCGCTACCTCCTCGGCGCTCAGCCCGACATGCTCGCCGACCAGCCGGTTGCGCATGGCGGCGACGCCGGCACGCTCCTCGGCATCGGTGGCGTCGATCACCAGATCGCACTCGCTGTCGAACCCCATGGAGCGGTTGCACAGATTGGCCGAGCCGACCCGCAGCAGGCGGTCGTCGACGATCATCACCTTGGCGTGGATCATCACCGGCACGGTCTCGGCCTCGCCGGCGACCTCCGGGAAGACGACGCGTATGCGCTCGGCCATGCCGGCGTCATGTAGGGCCTGGATCACCCGCTGGCGGCCGAGGCCCATGGACTGGTGCTCGAACCAGCTCCGATAGGTCTGCGGCGCCACCAGCAGCGCCTCGAGCTGCGGGCGCGCTTGCATCCGTTCGATCAGGCGCTCGGTGAATCGCTCGCAGGTGACGAACTGGTTCTCGACATAGACGAAGCGCTCGGCGGCATCGACCATGTCGAAGAACAGCGCCTCGACCTCCCGTACCTCCGCCGCGTCGGCATAGGGTGGCAGCGTGCGGGCGATGCCGATCTCGACGTCGCGGAACTCCGGCACGAGATGCTCGGGCCAGCGGTCGGCCCCGCCGCGCCGCCGCCGGTTCGGCAGGCGCTCGCAGGCCGCCCGTTTCCAGCGGTCGCGGAACAGCCGGCCGAGGGCCTCCGCCGCCGCACCATCCACCGCCATCTGCACGTCGTGGAAGGGCGCATAGGCGCTGCCGGCCGGATCGATGCGGTCGGGATCGTCGGGCGTGTGCGCGGGCGTGTCCCAGCGGCGGCCGGTGAGGTCCAGCCCGCCGGAGAAGGCGACGCGGTCGTCAATCACCGCGATCTTCTGGTGGTGCGAGGCGCCGAGCGGCAGCGCGTCGTCGAGGCAGAGTTCGATCTGCGGCGG contains:
- a CDS encoding VTT domain-containing protein; amino-acid sequence: MPEPVHDFVESALAERPAPRSAGPPAPLESGPLLRPGRNVWRVETAERAAVLVDGAAYFGALREAMLNARETIHIAGWDLDSRMKLVGESGTADDGLPETLAAFLSALVARNPHLRIRLLLWDYSVLFAFERELTPIYSFLWSTPPQIELCLDDALPLGASHHQKIAVIDDRVAFSGGLDLTGRRWDTPAHTPDDPDRIDPAGSAYAPFHDVQMAVDGAAAEALGRLFRDRWKRAACERLPNRRRRGGADRWPEHLVPEFRDVEIGIARTLPPYADAAEVREVEALFFDMVDAAERFVYVENQFVTCERFTERLIERMQARPQLEALLVAPQTYRSWFEHQSMGLGRQRVIQALHDAGMAERIRVVFPEVAGEAETVPVMIHAKVMIVDDRLLRVGSANLCNRSMGFDSECDLVIDATDAEERAGVAAMRNRLVGEHVGLSAEEVAAVIERTGSLLAVLDEAKEGRRLVEVAQVDTTELPLPLPFASIDALADPIEPLYEETGSARNGSRKPRRLLPIAIAVAVFAALVLAWANSPFAEPERLVGALDTIADRPWAPALMVALFVLGGLVAFPVSVLIVATVAMFDSWGGAAIAGLGALASAVVTYMIGRQIGTGTVRRFIGPRINRIRRSLADQGVVTVATVRLVPVAPFTFVNLVAGAAGLRFVDYVVGTAIGLLPGLIVLTALGRQIVELFSRPSLFGAAVFVGFLLLWILCSIGLQLLVSHFRRAA
- a CDS encoding endonuclease/exonuclease/phosphatase family protein: MNGLPPPGRLRLMTWNIHGGIGPDRRFDLDRIASLVAKHAPDVLALQEIDTRGRDIDCLAPLRGLDIHHFTEARTIAVPDGHYGHALFSRWPTSDVVLHDLSVWRYEPRIAIETQIATPFGPLHLVAVHLGLFIFERRRQAGMLAAMARRVRGMPTVMMGDFNDWFSFGQVTRTMSHVLPERTRLRTFPAQKPALRLDRVYCSAPGMLADAFTDPAARAISDHLPIIVDLALPARGNAVPAEPAEAGHVDSDTARTGGVIDDPEPAESR